A DNA window from Pogona vitticeps strain Pit_001003342236 chromosome 2, PviZW2.1, whole genome shotgun sequence contains the following coding sequences:
- the RGS7BP gene encoding regulator of G-protein signaling 7-binding protein isoform X3 — protein MYTTEMLKSICLLGSLQLHRKGIETCAAPKIIDSKTEESSEVPILEDTSSSPIDIQQHLWQVSTDIENTERDMREMKNLLSKLRETMPLPLKNQDDSSLLNLTPTPYPLVRRRKRRFFGLCCLVSS, from the exons ATGTATACGACAGAGATGCTAAAATCCATATGCCTACTAGGATCACTTCAGCTTCATCGGAAAG GGATAGAGACTTGTGCAGCACCCAAAATTATAGACAGTAAAACAGAGGAAAGTTCAGAAGTTCCTATTTTAGAAGACACATCATCTTCACCAATAGATATCCAACAACATTTATGGCAGGTTTCCACGGACATTGAAAACACAGAGAG GGACATGAGAGAAATGAAAAACCTTTTAAGCAAACTCAGGGAGACTATGCCTTTGCCACTGAAAAATCAAG ATGATAGCAGCCTCCTCAACTTGACTCCAACTCCTTATCCACTAGTGCGGAGACGGAAGCGACGATTCTTTGGACTGTGCTGTCTTGTCTCAAGCTAG